In Cicer arietinum cultivar CDC Frontier isolate Library 1 chromosome 1, Cicar.CDCFrontier_v2.0, whole genome shotgun sequence, one DNA window encodes the following:
- the LOC101512986 gene encoding cellulose synthase-like protein H1 isoform X1 codes for MANQSSLPLYEKIWAKHTFSRIMDSLTLLLLFLLLGYRISSHNNHTFPYFVAFLCESWFTITWITTMSTKWTPSHTKTFLDRLLLRVSESKLPPLDIFVTTADPALEPPIITVNTVLSLLALDYPANKLACYVSDDGCSPLTFYALVEATKFAKLWVPFCKKYNVQCRAPFRYFCDEEMANHDLPEFKQEWFKIKEEYEQLSGKIENAAQNSIPCELVGEFDIFSQTKPRNHSTIIKVIRENKGGLSNVVPHIIYISREKRPKHPHHHKAGAMNVLTRISGLMTNAPFILNVDCDMYVNNSKIALHALCILLDSKGEKEVAFAQCPQRFYDAVKDDAYGNQLVALPMYIGSGFAGLQGIIYAGTNCFHRRKVIYGVSPHHDIQNANKDHHGLANDKETMQKFGTSKGFVESVTHVLEGMTLDFYKSLDVKAARKVASCDYEYNTAWGKQVGWLYGSTSEDVLTGLKFHTKGWRSELCSTDPIAFMGCSPQDNLGQMAQHKRWSTGLLDIFLSKHCPIFGTLFGKLQLRECLAYIWITNWALRSVPEICYALLPAYCIITNSNFLPNQQESSMWIPTTLFVIYNISNLFEHIKSGLSIRTWWNNQRMGRITTMNSCFLGFLTILLKHLRISDTPFEITKKEQPSSNENVGRFIFNESLIFLPGTTILMVQFIALFMSLLEWQPLVSNGYGVGEVFCSGYVVLCYLPFLKGLFGKGKYGIPLSTICKSTVLAFLFVHFCSKTIAN; via the exons ATGGCCAACCAAAGTTCCCTCCCTCTCTATGAAAAAATATGGGCAAAGCACACATTTTCAAGAATTATGGATTCCTTGACATTGCTCCTTCTCTTCTTGCTTCTTGGTTACCGTATTTCCTCTCATAATAACCACACTTTCCCTTACTTTGTTGCATTTCTGTGTGAATCTTGGTTCACCATCACTTGGATTACAACCATGAGCACCAAATGGACTCCTTCACATACCAAAACCTTCCTAGATCGTCTCTTGCTTCG gGTATCTGAATCTAAGCTTCCACCATTAGACATATTTGTGACAACAGCAGATCCAGCACTTGAACCTCCCATAATCACAGTGAACACAGTTTTGTCTTTGTTGGCACTTGATTATCCAGCAAATAAGCTAGCTTGTTATGTTTCTGATGATGGTTGTTCTCCTCTTACCTTCTATGCTCTTGTGGAAGCTACCAAATTTGCTAAACTTTGGGTACCTTTTTGTAAAAAGTACAATGTACAATGTAGAGCACCATTTAGATATTTTTGTGATGAAGAAATGGCCAATCATGATTTGCCAGAATTTAAACAAGAATGGTTCAAAAttaag GAAGAGTATGAACAACTTAGTggtaaaattgaaaatgcagCTCAAAATTCAATTCCCTGTGAGTTGGTGGGAGAATTTGATATCTTCTCACAAACAAAGCCCAGAAATCATTCAACTATAATCAAG GTAATACGGGAAAATAAAGGTGGTCTTTCAAATGTGGTACCTCACATAATCTACATATCTCGAGAAAAAAGACCAAAACACCCACATCATCACAAAGCCGGTGCAATGAATGTCTTGACAAGAATCTCCGGATTAATGACAAATGCACCCTTTATTCTAAATGTAGATTGTGACATGTATGTCAACAATTCCAAAATTGCACTACATGCCCTTTGCATTTTGTTGGATTCAAAGGGAGAAAAAGAAGTTGCATTTGCTCAATGCCCACAACGATTTTATGATGCGGTCAAAGATGATGCTTATGGAAATCAACTTGTGGCTTTGCCTATG TATATAGGAAGTGGATTTGCAGGACTTCAAGGGATTATATATGCTGGAACAAATTGCTTCCATAGAAGAAAAGTGATTTATGGTGTTTCTCCTCATCATGACATTCAAAATGCAAATAAGGATCATCATGGCTTGGCCAATG aTAAAGAAACAATGCAAAAATTCGGAACCTCAAAGGGATTTGTTGAATCCGTTACTCATGTTTTGGAAGGGATGACATTGGACTTTTACAAATCTCTTGATGTTAAAGCAGCAAGAAAAGTTGCTAGTTGTGATTATGAATACAACACTGCTTGGGGCAAACAG GTGGGGTGGTTATATGGATCAACATCAGAGGATGTACTCACTGGACTAAAATTCCACACAAAAGGTTGGAGATCAGAGCTTTGTTCAACAGACCCAATAGCTTTTATGGGCTGTTCTCCACAAGATAATTTGGGCCAAATGGCCCAACATAAGAGATGGTCCACTGGGTTGCTTGATATTTTTCTTAGCAAGCATTGTCCAATTTTTGGCACCCTATTTGGTAAGCTCCAATTAAGAGAGTGCTTAGCATATATTTGGATCACTAATTGGGCCTTACGATCTGTCCCTGAAATATGTTATGCCCTTCTACCTGCCTATTGCATCATTACAAACTCCAATTTCTTGCCTAACCAG CAGGAATCAAGTATGTGGATCCCCACAACTCTATTTGTGATCTACAACATATCCAATCTATTTGAGCACATAAAATCAGGCTTATCAATCCGAACATGGTGGAACAACCAAAGGATGGGAAGAATAACAACCATGAATTCATGTTTTTTGGGATTTTTAACTATCTTACTTAAGCATTTGAGAATATCTGACACCCCATTTGaaataacaaagaaagaacAACCATCATCTAATGAAAATGTTGGTAGGTTCATTTTCAATGAGTCACTTATTTTTCTACCGGGCACAACAATTTTGATGGTTCAATTCATAGCACTTTTTATGAGTTTGTTGGAATGGCAACCACTAGTTAGTAATGGATATGGAGTTGGGGAAGTTTTTTGTAGTGGGTATGTGGTTTTATGCTACTTGCCATTTTTGAAAGGACTTTTTGGGAAAGGAAAATATGGGATACCCTTGTCCACAATATGTAAGTCAACGGTGCTAGCTTTCCTATTTGTTCACTTTTGTAGTAAGACCATTGCTAATTGA
- the LOC101512986 gene encoding cellulose synthase-like protein H1 isoform X2 yields the protein MANQSSLPLYEKIWAKHTFSRIMDSLTLLLLFLLLGYRISSHNNHTFPYFVAFLCESWFTITWITTMSTKWTPSHTKTFLDRLLLRVSESKLPPLDIFVTTADPALEPPIITVNTVLSLLALDYPANKLACYVSDDGCSPLTFYALVEATKFAKLWVPFCKKYNVQCRAPFRYFCDEEMANHDLPEFKQEWFKIKEEYEQLSGKIENAAQNSIPCELVGEFDIFSQTKPRNHSTIIKVIRENKGGLSNVVPHIIYISREKRPKHPHHHKAGAMNVLTRISGLMTNAPFILNVDCDMYVNNSKIALHALCILLDSKGEKEVAFAQCPQRFYDAVKDDAYGNQLVALPMYIGSGFAGLQGIIYAGTNCFHRRKVIYGVSPHHDIQNANKDHHGLANDKETMQKFGTSKGFVESVTHVLEGMTLDFYKSLDVKAARKVASCDYEYNTAWGKQVGWLYGSTSEDVLTGLKFHTKGWRSELCSTDPIAFMGCSPQDNLGQMAQHKRWSTGLLDIFLSKHCPIFGTLFGKLQLRECLAYIWITNWALRSVPEICYALLPAYCIITNSNFLPNQESSMWIPTTLFVIYNISNLFEHIKSGLSIRTWWNNQRMGRITTMNSCFLGFLTILLKHLRISDTPFEITKKEQPSSNENVGRFIFNESLIFLPGTTILMVQFIALFMSLLEWQPLVSNGYGVGEVFCSGYVVLCYLPFLKGLFGKGKYGIPLSTICKSTVLAFLFVHFCSKTIAN from the exons ATGGCCAACCAAAGTTCCCTCCCTCTCTATGAAAAAATATGGGCAAAGCACACATTTTCAAGAATTATGGATTCCTTGACATTGCTCCTTCTCTTCTTGCTTCTTGGTTACCGTATTTCCTCTCATAATAACCACACTTTCCCTTACTTTGTTGCATTTCTGTGTGAATCTTGGTTCACCATCACTTGGATTACAACCATGAGCACCAAATGGACTCCTTCACATACCAAAACCTTCCTAGATCGTCTCTTGCTTCG gGTATCTGAATCTAAGCTTCCACCATTAGACATATTTGTGACAACAGCAGATCCAGCACTTGAACCTCCCATAATCACAGTGAACACAGTTTTGTCTTTGTTGGCACTTGATTATCCAGCAAATAAGCTAGCTTGTTATGTTTCTGATGATGGTTGTTCTCCTCTTACCTTCTATGCTCTTGTGGAAGCTACCAAATTTGCTAAACTTTGGGTACCTTTTTGTAAAAAGTACAATGTACAATGTAGAGCACCATTTAGATATTTTTGTGATGAAGAAATGGCCAATCATGATTTGCCAGAATTTAAACAAGAATGGTTCAAAAttaag GAAGAGTATGAACAACTTAGTggtaaaattgaaaatgcagCTCAAAATTCAATTCCCTGTGAGTTGGTGGGAGAATTTGATATCTTCTCACAAACAAAGCCCAGAAATCATTCAACTATAATCAAG GTAATACGGGAAAATAAAGGTGGTCTTTCAAATGTGGTACCTCACATAATCTACATATCTCGAGAAAAAAGACCAAAACACCCACATCATCACAAAGCCGGTGCAATGAATGTCTTGACAAGAATCTCCGGATTAATGACAAATGCACCCTTTATTCTAAATGTAGATTGTGACATGTATGTCAACAATTCCAAAATTGCACTACATGCCCTTTGCATTTTGTTGGATTCAAAGGGAGAAAAAGAAGTTGCATTTGCTCAATGCCCACAACGATTTTATGATGCGGTCAAAGATGATGCTTATGGAAATCAACTTGTGGCTTTGCCTATG TATATAGGAAGTGGATTTGCAGGACTTCAAGGGATTATATATGCTGGAACAAATTGCTTCCATAGAAGAAAAGTGATTTATGGTGTTTCTCCTCATCATGACATTCAAAATGCAAATAAGGATCATCATGGCTTGGCCAATG aTAAAGAAACAATGCAAAAATTCGGAACCTCAAAGGGATTTGTTGAATCCGTTACTCATGTTTTGGAAGGGATGACATTGGACTTTTACAAATCTCTTGATGTTAAAGCAGCAAGAAAAGTTGCTAGTTGTGATTATGAATACAACACTGCTTGGGGCAAACAG GTGGGGTGGTTATATGGATCAACATCAGAGGATGTACTCACTGGACTAAAATTCCACACAAAAGGTTGGAGATCAGAGCTTTGTTCAACAGACCCAATAGCTTTTATGGGCTGTTCTCCACAAGATAATTTGGGCCAAATGGCCCAACATAAGAGATGGTCCACTGGGTTGCTTGATATTTTTCTTAGCAAGCATTGTCCAATTTTTGGCACCCTATTTGGTAAGCTCCAATTAAGAGAGTGCTTAGCATATATTTGGATCACTAATTGGGCCTTACGATCTGTCCCTGAAATATGTTATGCCCTTCTACCTGCCTATTGCATCATTACAAACTCCAATTTCTTGCCTAACCAG GAATCAAGTATGTGGATCCCCACAACTCTATTTGTGATCTACAACATATCCAATCTATTTGAGCACATAAAATCAGGCTTATCAATCCGAACATGGTGGAACAACCAAAGGATGGGAAGAATAACAACCATGAATTCATGTTTTTTGGGATTTTTAACTATCTTACTTAAGCATTTGAGAATATCTGACACCCCATTTGaaataacaaagaaagaacAACCATCATCTAATGAAAATGTTGGTAGGTTCATTTTCAATGAGTCACTTATTTTTCTACCGGGCACAACAATTTTGATGGTTCAATTCATAGCACTTTTTATGAGTTTGTTGGAATGGCAACCACTAGTTAGTAATGGATATGGAGTTGGGGAAGTTTTTTGTAGTGGGTATGTGGTTTTATGCTACTTGCCATTTTTGAAAGGACTTTTTGGGAAAGGAAAATATGGGATACCCTTGTCCACAATATGTAAGTCAACGGTGCTAGCTTTCCTATTTGTTCACTTTTGTAGTAAGACCATTGCTAATTGA